Genomic DNA from Candidatus Neomarinimicrobiota bacterium:
CTCCTTCGACATCTGGCGCTGTACCTCCTGTATATACTTTGCTGGCCTAACACGCCGGCTGCGGCCATCCCGAGCCTACAACCGGATTCGAACCGGTGACCTCTTCCTTACCAAGGAAGTGCTCTACCTGCTGAGCTATGTAGGCACTTTGAGCGGGAGACGAGACTCGAACCCGCGACCCTCAGCTTGGAAGGCTGATGCTCTACCAACTGAGCTACTCCCGCATGAGCTCTGCGAAGACACTGCGTTGCTTTGAGACCACCAGGTGATAAAATTTGTAGCTGCTTACCTCTCTCCACCCACCGAGCCGCCACCTGGTGGGGAGAGGAGGATTCGAACCTCCGTAGACATTACGTCGGCAGATTTACAGTCTGCTGCCTTTGACCGCTCGGCCATCTCCCCGAATCCTGTTCTCCCGCCGAACCGAGAACCTGGGTCAGCAAAAGCCTAACGATTATCCCGCTGCCGTGAGCCACCAGCAGGATTCGAACCCGCGACCCTCTGATTACAAATCAGACGCTCTACCAACTGAGCTATGGTGGCGTACACCCCTCCCATAGCGGCACCACTTAAGCTGTCCAATTTAAGGCCGTGTCATTACCTAACACCAGATAATAAAGAACGAGATCGGACGGGACTTTCGGGCCGTTGGGTGGGCTGAGCGGCACCAAAACAGCCGCGCATTCACGCTTTAAGAGTGGGCCTGGAGCCACCGGGGTAGGAGGCATGTTGCCATCGAGAGAACGGAAAAATGAGCGGCTGGACAACGGGCGGCTGAACGCCTAGGAGTGGAGCTCGCCGGGAGTCTCGGATAGCCTGCCGCAGGAGGCAACCAGAGAGAATGCGTACGGCCAAAATAGGATTTGGGAGGTAAAGGGCGGGAAAAAATTAATATACACGTGCTGGGCCATAACCAGGCCCGGCCTGCTAAGCATTTCCGGGAGGTTTTTACGCCTAACAATCCTCACGTGGGGATTGACAAAGCGCCGGTGCTTAATAGAATAGTTGACCAAGTGATGCCAGGTGAGATCGCCTCGCAGCCTCTTGAGGCACAAGGACGATCAGCCTGCCACTAGGGGACAACAGCGGTTCCAGATCGCAGAGTATAGCATCGCAGTCGTCCATGTGCTCCAAGACGTGGCACAGGACATTCACGTCGAACTTGGCTTGCATGGAGGCAGCGACGTCGGGCTCGATGAAGCTCACCTTGGGGTAGTTTTTTGCCGCCCGCTGCAGGGCCGCTTTGTTGATGTCGGTCGCGTAGACCGCGGCACCCGTCCCGGCCTGGATGCTGGCTGACAGGAAGCCGTTATTGCAGCCAAAGTCCAGCACTGTCCGGGGAGCAAGTTCCTGAATCAGCCGCAGGGCCTTCTGCGCTGGTCACCGGCTAAGCCCGGTCAATTTGTAACGCTGCGGGATGGATGAGGGTGACAGGATGCAAATAGTGGTACCCTTCGCGCCGGAAACTCAAGAACCTAATCCAAATTGATCTACTAACTTATTGTCTCCCGGCAAGGGCGGCGCGGGGAGGGTCGCGGGCGCCCCTATTCCTTCCTCCATCGGGTCCCGGTGGGGGAATCCTCCAGTACAATCCCCTCTTCCCGGAGCTCAGTCCGGAGGGCATCGGCCCGCTCCCAGTCCCCGGCTTTTCTGGCCGCCTCACGGGCGCTGACGAGCTCGGCGATTCGCTGGTCAGCTGCGGGCTGTGAGCCCGTGAAAATCACGCCCAACAGGTTGTCATAGCGCGTCAGGGCATCCAGGGCAGTCCGGGCACCCTCGCCGGAGAGCTCGCCGGCATCCATGCGGGTGAACAGCTCCCGGGCCCAGCCGAAGATTGCCCCCAAGGCTCCGGCAATGTTGAGATCATCGTCCATGGATGCCTCAACCTGCGCATCCGGGGGCTCCGGCGCGGCACCCGATTGATCCGGGACCACCGCACCCAAACGCCTCGCCAGCTCCCGCAGCCGGTTGATGGCCTTCTGGGATTCCTGTAGCTTGGAAAAGGTGAAGTTCAGCTGCTGCCGGTAGTGGGTGGAAAGTAGGGTATAGCGCACGGCCTCGGGCGA
This window encodes:
- a CDS encoding methyltransferase domain-containing protein, yielding MLDFGCNNGFLSASIQAGTGAAVYATDINKAALQRAAKNYPKVSFIEPDVAASMQAKFDVNVLCHVLEHMDDCDAILCDLEPLLSPSGRLIVLVPQEAARRSHLASLGQLFY